CGGTGCGCCCAGTGTATGCGAACGCATGGAGATGAACCTCCTCCGCGCGGAGGCTATTCCGGCAGCGCTACTCGCTGACGGGCAGGGGCTGCGGCCGCCGCGGCACGTAGCGCGGGATGTACCGGCCGAGCAGAGCGGCCCCGACCAGTCCGAGCGCGCCCATGACGCCGCTCGCGAAGGCGATCGAGACGAGCGCGGTCAGCAGCGACACCACCAGTGGTGCGACCGCCTGCCCGGCGTCGCCGGCGAACCGCCAGGCGCCGAGGAAGGCCGCCGGGCTCTCCTTCGGGGCGAGGTCGGCGCCGAGCGTCATGATGATGCCCGAGCCGATGCCGTTGGCGACCGCCAGGAAGATCGAGACCGCGATGTACCAGGCGACCCGGGCGTCGAGGTCGTGGGAGAACGCCAGCACGAGGAAGCCCGTGCCGAGCCCGATCATCGACGGGATGGCGCTCCACATCCGGCCGAACCGGTCCATGATCTGCCCGCTCGCGTAGAACAGGGCGAAGTCGACCGCGCCGGCGATGCCGATGATCAGCGCCGTGTTCGACTCGCTCAGACCGATGGAGACCGCCCACAGCGGCAGGAGCACGGTGCGTGCCGAGCGGACCGCGGCGACCAGCGAGACGCCTCCGCCCATCCGCGCCAGCACGGCCCGGAACGACCAGATCGTGCGGAACAGGCCGTGCGTGCGCTCCTCGGCCTCCTCCTCGCCCGCGGTGACGAGCGCGCCGGAGGCGTCGGCGGTCCGCGGACTCGGTCCGAACATCCGCTCGGGGTCCGGCAGTGCCAGCAGCACGATGACGGACCCGAGGCAGCTGACGATGAAGATCCAGAACACCGACTGCGTCGAGCCGGTCAGCGCGATCACGGCCGAGGCGATCAGCGGCCCGACGAACCAGCCGGCCCGGAACACGCCGCCCAGCGTCGACAGCGCCCGCGCGCGGTAGCGCGGCGGCACGTACGTGGTCATGAAGGCATGACGCGCGAGCGCGAACACCGCGGTCGAGAGCCCGACGACGAAGATGCCGGCCGTCAGCACCCAGTAGTTCGGCGCGAGGAGGCACACCACGACCCCGAGGATCGCGACGACGGCCGCGCCGATCATGGCGCGACGCTCGCCGATGCGCGACACGATCCACCCGCTCGGGATGTCGCCCGCCAGCTCGCCCAGCATGATCATCGACGCGATGAAGCCGGCCATCGCGAGCCCGGCGCCGAGGTTGCCCGCGGCGATCGGGATGATGGGGATGATCGCGCCCTCGCCGATCGAGAACAGCAGCGTGGGCAGGAACGCGGCCAGGGCGACGGAGCGGAAGCTGAAGGGGCGCTCGTCGGAAGTCATCTCGTTAACAGGCTACAACTTCCGTCGGAGGCGGCCCCGGCCTCCCCGCTGCCGGATCCCCGCTGCCGGCTCCCTGCTCACGCGGGGCGGCGGCCGGTAGGCTGGACGCCGACATGATCGAACTAGACCTCTCCCAGCAGATCGCCGACCTGCGCTCGACGCTCTCCGACATCAAGGCCGTCGTCGACGTCGACAAGCTGCGCGCCGACATCGCCGCCCTCAGCGAGCAGGCGGGCGCCCCCGACCTCTGGGACGACACCGCGAACGCGCAGAAGGTGACGAGCGCGCTCAGCCACCGCCAGTCCGAGCTCAACCGCATCACCTCCGTGGAGCAGCGCCTCGACGACCTGGAGGTGCTGGTCGAGCTGGCGAACGAGGGCGACGACGAGGAGTCGGCGGCCGAGGCCCGCACCGAGCTCGAGGCCCTGCAGAAGACGCTCGGCGACCTCGAGGTGCAGACCCTGCTGAGCGGCGAGTACGACGAGCGGTCCGCCATCGTCACGATCCGCTCCGGCGCCGGCGGCGACGACGCCACCGACTTCGCCGAGATGCTGCTGCGCATGTACCTCCGCTGGGCCGAGCAGCACAAGTACCCGGTGAAGGTGATGGACACCTCCTACGCCGAGGGCGCCGGCATCAAGTCGGCGACCTTCGAGGTCGACGTGCCGTACGCCTTCGGCACGCTGTCGGTGGAGGCCGGAACGCACCGCCTCGCCCGCATCAGCCCGTTCGGCTCTGCCGACAAGCGCCAGACGTCGTTCGCGGCGGTCGAGGTCATCCCGCTCATGGAGGAGGCGACCGAGGTCGACATCCCCGAGGGCGACATCCGCGTCGACGTCTTCCGGTCCTCCGGTCCGGGCGGCCAGTCGGTCAACACCACCGACTCCGCGGTGCGCATCACGCACCTCCCGACCGGGATCGTCGTCTCGATGCAGAACGAGAAGTCGCAGATCCAGAACCGCGCCGCCGCCATGCGCGTGCTGCAGACGCGCCTCCTGCTGCTCCAGAAGGAGGAGGAGGCCGCCAAGAAGAAGGAGCTCGCCGGCACCATCACCGCGAGCTGGGGCGACCAGATGCGCTCCTACTTCCTCTACGGCCAGC
The sequence above is a segment of the Leifsonia williamsii genome. Coding sequences within it:
- a CDS encoding MFS transporter, translating into MTSDERPFSFRSVALAAFLPTLLFSIGEGAIIPIIPIAAGNLGAGLAMAGFIASMIMLGELAGDIPSGWIVSRIGERRAMIGAAVVAILGVVVCLLAPNYWVLTAGIFVVGLSTAVFALARHAFMTTYVPPRYRARALSTLGGVFRAGWFVGPLIASAVIALTGSTQSVFWIFIVSCLGSVIVLLALPDPERMFGPSPRTADASGALVTAGEEEAEERTHGLFRTIWSFRAVLARMGGGVSLVAAVRSARTVLLPLWAVSIGLSESNTALIIGIAGAVDFALFYASGQIMDRFGRMWSAIPSMIGLGTGFLVLAFSHDLDARVAWYIAVSIFLAVANGIGSGIIMTLGADLAPKESPAAFLGAWRFAGDAGQAVAPLVVSLLTALVSIAFASGVMGALGLVGAALLGRYIPRYVPRRPQPLPVSE
- the prfB gene encoding peptide chain release factor 2 is translated as MIELDLSQQIADLRSTLSDIKAVVDVDKLRADIAALSEQAGAPDLWDDTANAQKVTSALSHRQSELNRITSVEQRLDDLEVLVELANEGDDEESAAEARTELEALQKTLGDLEVQTLLSGEYDERSAIVTIRSGAGGDDATDFAEMLLRMYLRWAEQHKYPVKVMDTSYAEGAGIKSATFEVDVPYAFGTLSVEAGTHRLARISPFGSADKRQTSFAAVEVIPLMEEATEVDIPEGDIRVDVFRSSGPGGQSVNTTDSAVRITHLPTGIVVSMQNEKSQIQNRAAAMRVLQTRLLLLQKEEEAAKKKELAGTITASWGDQMRSYFLYGQQLVKDLRTGYESGNPQTVFDGDLDGFIAAGIRWRAGSKAEAQA